One genomic segment of Hevea brasiliensis isolate MT/VB/25A 57/8 chromosome 3, ASM3005281v1, whole genome shotgun sequence includes these proteins:
- the LOC110659215 gene encoding nudix hydrolase 2: MEKIIVENKVQQVKLLAAINDEHDGVIVELSEPMHSEDFASMLKASIVQWRKQGKRGVWIKVPIELVNLVEAAVKEGFWYHHAEPNYLMLIYWIPEGTHTLPANASHRVGIAAFVMNDKREVLVVQEKSGIFRGTGVWKFPTGVVDEGEDICVAAVREVKEETDIDTKFVEVLAFRQSHKVYFGKSDLSFICLLQPLSFEIQKQESEIEAAQWMPLDEYVAQPFVQKSEIMKYMFDLCLAKVDKDYSGFSPVSTTSNVSDEKGYLYVNSQDLIKAVSSGHHIST, translated from the exons ATGGAGAAAATCATAGTTGAAAATAAAGTGCAGCAGGTTAAGCTACTTGCTGCAATCAATGATGAACATGATGGTGTTATTGTGGAGTTGAGCGAGCCTATGCACTCAGAAGACTTTGCTTCAATGCTTAAAGCTTCAATTGTTCAATGGAGAAAGCAG GGTAAGAGGGGTGTTTGGATCAAAGTGCCTATTGAACTAGTCAATCTCGTTGAAGCTGCAGTTAAG GAAGGGTTCTGGTACCATCATGCAGAGCCAAATTACTTGATGCTTATATACTGGATCCCAGAGGGCACTCATACTCTTCCTGCAAATGCCAGTCACCGAGTGGGTATTGCTGCATTTGTCATGAATGATAAGAGAGAG GTGCTAGTGGTCCAAGAAAAGAGTGGAATATTTCGGGGGACAGGTGTGTGGAAGTTCCCTACTGGAGTTGTTGATGAG GGAGAAGACATCTGTGTAGCTGCAGTAAGAGAAGTTAAAGAAGAGACAGAT ATTGATACAAAATTTGTAGAAGTATTAGCATTCAG GCAAAGCCACAAAGTATATTTTGGGAAGTCGGATTTATCCTTCATATGCCTGCTACAGCCCCTCTCCTTTGAAATCCAGAAGCAGGAATCAGAGATAGAGGCAGCCCAG TGGATGCCATTGGATGAATATGTAGCCCAACCATTTGTCCAGAAAAGTGAAATTATGAAGTACATGTTTGATCTATGCTTGGCAAAGGTAGATAAGGACTATTCTGGGTTTTCTCCAGTGTCTACTACATCAAATGTTTCAGATGAAAAGGGTTACTTGTACGTGAACAGTCAAGACCTGATAAAGGCAGTAAGCTCTGGTCATCACATATCAACTTAG